GACTGTCGCACGCCCCGATGGTGAACCATTGGTGGCAAGTGGCGCTGTATGTGACGCCGCGCGGACTCACCACATCGGCGATGCCGGCCGGGGACGGGGTGCGGACATTTTCCGTCGACTTCGATTTCATCGATCATCGGTTGGACGTGCGCTCGAGCGATGGACGCACTGCGAGCGTCCCGCTCACTGCGCAAACCGTATCGGCGTTCTACGCGGCCTATCTCGAGGCGCTCGAGTCGCTCGGCCTCGAGGCACGGATTCGACCGGTGCCGGTGGAGACGGCGGTTGCGATTCCGTTCGCCGACGATCGTGAGCATGCCTCGTACGACCCGCGTGCCGCGCACACCTGGTGGGTGATTCTGAGCGAGGCGCATCGGGTGCTGGAGCGATTTCGCGGACGCTTCCTGGGCAAGAGCAGCCCGACCCACTTTTTCTGGGGCAGCTTCGATCTGGCGCAGACGCGATTTTCGGGTCGCCGCGCGCCGAAACACGGCGGCGGAGCGCCTAACTGTCCCGACTACGTGATGGTCGAGGCGTATTCGCACGAGTGCGCCAGCGTGGGTCTCTGGGCGGGGAGCCCGGGCATGCCGGGACCGGCGTTCTACGCCTACGCCTATCCCGAGCCCGCTGGCTACTCGGCGCGTTCCGTTAGGCCTGAAGGCGCCGCCTACGATGGCGCGATGCGCGAGATGATTCTGCCGTACGACGTAGCGCGGCGCGCCGCATCGCCGGACGACCTGATTCTCGAATTCGCGCAGTCCGCCTACGACGCGGCGGCTGAGTTAGGCAAGTGGGACCGCGCCGCGCTCGACCGGCCGCAGCACGAATGGCCGTGACCGCGGGCCACACGGTCAGGGAATGCCGATGAACTTGTGGGTCTGCAGGGAGAGACGCCAGCGCGGGTGCTCGAGACAATAGGCCAGCGCGCGCTGTGTGTTCTGCTCGCGCTCGGGACCATCCATGGGCTGGAGAAAGAAGTGTTGGAACGCGAGCGACTCGAACCGTTCGGGCTGCGCTTCCGGCTCGCGCTGCGGAAAGACGAGCTTGAGCTCGTTGCCCGACGTAAGGCGCAGGGGCGCCCGCGCTTTGGGACTCACGCAGATCCAGTCGATACCCTGCGGCGCCGGTTGCGTCCCATTCGTCTCGATGGCGACGTGGAAGCCGGCCTGGTGGAACGCATCGATGAGCGGCGCATCGAGTTGGAGCAACGGTTCGCCACCGGTGCACACCACCAGCGGAGTGCCGGACGGGCTTCGATTCTGGTT
The Gemmatimonadaceae bacterium genome window above contains:
- a CDS encoding DUF5996 family protein, whose protein sequence is MTDLRHAESAPARWPVLPLDSWADTLATLHMWTQIVGKTRLSHAPMVNHWWQVALYVTPRGLTTSAMPAGDGVRTFSVDFDFIDHRLDVRSSDGRTASVPLTAQTVSAFYAAYLEALESLGLEARIRPVPVETAVAIPFADDREHASYDPRAAHTWWVILSEAHRVLERFRGRFLGKSSPTHFFWGSFDLAQTRFSGRRAPKHGGGAPNCPDYVMVEAYSHECASVGLWAGSPGMPGPAFYAYAYPEPAGYSARSVRPEGAAYDGAMREMILPYDVARRAASPDDLILEFAQSAYDAAAELGKWDRAALDRPQHEWP
- the queE gene encoding 7-carboxy-7-deazaguanine synthase; translated protein: MRLAAHARPRLTETAVIMPRTYAVKELYYTLQGEGAQTGRAAVFCRFAGCNLWTGLERDRATAVCTFCDTDFIGTDGPGGGRFDSPAALARAALETWNQNRSPSGTPLVVCTGGEPLLQLDAPLIDAFHQAGFHVAIETNGTQPAPQGIDWICVSPKARAPLRLTSGNELKLVFPQREPEAQPERFESLAFQHFFLQPMDGPEREQNTQRALAYCLEHPRWRLSLQTHKFIGIP